The following coding sequences lie in one Arachis stenosperma cultivar V10309 chromosome 5, arast.V10309.gnm1.PFL2, whole genome shotgun sequence genomic window:
- the LOC130979070 gene encoding protein LIKE COV 1-like, with translation MGDERSPPMAMVPRDRDRELLIPVSDSPDAEDAATSSKPSSSSSSQHHSGRETFYKVIRSWASHKFMTGCVILFPIAITFYITWWFIHFVDGFFSPIYAQLGIDIFGLGFITSITFIFLVGVFMSSWVGASVLGLGEWFIKRMPLVRHIYNASKQISAAISPDQNTQAFKEVAIIRHPRVGEYAFGFITSSVVLQNYSGDEELYCVYVPTNHLYIGDIFLVNTNDVIRPNLSVREGIEIVVSGGMSMPQLLSTIDSSISMIPGDISRPSRS, from the exons ATGGGCGACGAGAGATCACCTCCAATGGCGATGGTACCTAGAGACAGAGATCGAGAGCTTCTCATCCCCGTCAGCGATTCCCCCGACGCCGAAGACGCCGCAACATCCTCCAAgccttcctcttcctcctcctcccaACACCATTCCGGTCGCGAG ACATTTTACAAAGTTATTAGGAGCTGGGCATCCCACAAGTTCATGACTGGATG TGTCATTCTCTTTCCAATAGCAATCACATTCTATATAACATGGTGGTTTATTCATTTCGTGGATGGATTTTTCTCTCCAATCTATGCTCAACTTGGAATTGATATTTTTG GTCTGGGATTCATAACTTCCATAACTTTCATCTTCCTGGTTGGCGTTTTCATGTCCTCATGGGTGGGTGCATCTGTCCTGGGCCTTGGGGAGTGGTTCATCAAGCGAATGCCACTTGTTCGTCATATTTATAATGCCTCCAAGCAGATCAGCGCTGCTATTTCACCGG ATCAAAATACACAAGCCTTCAAAGAAGTAGCCATCATTCGGCATCCACGTGTTGGGGAATATGCGTTTGGATTCATCACCTCTTCTGTTGTTCTtcag AACTACTCTGGAGATGAAGAGCTATACTGTGTCTATGTTCCAACAAACCATCTTTATATTGGTGATATATTTCTTGTCAATACCAATGATGTCATCAGGCCAAACTTATCAGTTCGTGAAGGAATAG AAATTGTCGTCTCTGGAGGCATGTCAATGCCACAACTCCTATCAACGATTGATTCAAGCATAAGCATGATCCCAGGGGATATAAGTAGACCCAGCAGAAGCTGA